A portion of the Algisphaera agarilytica genome contains these proteins:
- a CDS encoding NAD(P)-binding domain-containing protein: MTSAPPPTRKTDVVLIGAGPIGLELAVNLQHAGVDYVHLDAGQVGQTVADYPKQTQYFSSPDRIAIAGVPLSIPDQTKASREQYLAYLHGVVEQFDLPIQTFERVQSVTRDDEAERFTVVTSKASYDAARAVLAIGDMHHPRLLDILGEDLPHVSHFLDEPQMYFRQRLLIVGGKNSAVETALRCDRAGAKVTMSYRGEAFDADSIKYWLMPEIQALIKHGQVAFRPRTVPTAITPDSVTLASVDNPAQTHSVEADFVLLLTGYTQDKTLFESAGVILEGDNRAPQHDPATMMTNVPNLFVAGTAAAGTQNAFKLYIENSHPHVTKIIEAITGSPPPSHLVNTAAKTYGLPES, from the coding sequence GTGACCAGTGCCCCACCTCCAACCCGCAAAACCGATGTCGTGCTGATTGGCGCCGGACCGATCGGCCTCGAGTTGGCGGTGAACCTGCAACACGCCGGGGTGGATTACGTGCACCTGGACGCGGGGCAGGTCGGCCAGACCGTCGCGGACTACCCGAAACAGACGCAGTACTTCTCCAGCCCCGACCGTATCGCCATCGCCGGGGTGCCGCTGTCGATCCCCGACCAGACCAAAGCCAGCCGTGAGCAGTACCTCGCCTACCTGCATGGCGTAGTCGAGCAATTCGACCTGCCGATCCAGACCTTCGAGCGTGTCCAAAGTGTGACACGCGACGACGAGGCCGAGCGTTTCACGGTCGTGACATCCAAGGCTAGCTACGACGCCGCCCGTGCCGTGCTGGCCATCGGCGACATGCACCACCCACGGCTGCTCGATATCCTCGGCGAAGACCTCCCGCACGTCTCGCACTTCCTCGATGAACCGCAGATGTACTTCCGGCAACGGCTCCTGATCGTCGGCGGGAAGAACTCCGCGGTCGAGACGGCGCTGCGCTGCGATCGGGCCGGGGCGAAGGTCACGATGAGCTACCGCGGCGAGGCGTTCGACGCCGACTCCATCAAGTACTGGCTGATGCCCGAGATTCAAGCGCTCATCAAGCATGGCCAGGTCGCGTTCCGCCCGCGCACCGTGCCGACGGCAATCACGCCCGACTCCGTGACGCTGGCCTCGGTGGACAACCCCGCACAGACGCACTCGGTCGAGGCAGACTTCGTCTTGCTCCTCACGGGGTACACCCAGGACAAGACGCTGTTTGAATCCGCCGGGGTCATACTCGAGGGCGACAACCGCGCCCCGCAGCACGACCCCGCCACGATGATGACCAACGTGCCGAACCTCTTCGTCGCGGGCACCGCCGCCGCGGGCACGCAGAACGCGTTCAAGCTCTACATCGAAAACTCGCACCCCCACGTCACCAAGATCATCGAGGCCATCACCGGCTCCCCCCCGCCCTCGCACCTGGTCAACACCGCCGCGAAGACCTACGGCCTGCCCGAAAGCTGA
- a CDS encoding GNAT family N-acetyltransferase, producing MPQLRPADLDDPRVLSMLRDHVSRAITETARGCAHALDAEALRTPDIALWSIWEGETLLGLGALKRLSADHGELKSMYTAPTTRRSGVGSTLLQHLIAEAKAAGMTRLSLETGSWPYFDAARAFYRRHGFEECSAFGGYEPGDHSVFMTMRLSPPE from the coding sequence ATGCCGCAGCTCCGGCCCGCCGACCTGGATGACCCGCGTGTTTTATCGATGCTCCGCGACCATGTGTCGCGTGCGATCACCGAGACGGCGCGGGGATGCGCACACGCGCTGGACGCGGAGGCGCTACGCACCCCCGACATCGCGCTGTGGTCGATCTGGGAGGGCGAGACCTTGCTGGGCCTGGGCGCACTCAAGCGGTTGTCGGCGGACCACGGCGAACTCAAATCCATGTACACCGCGCCCACGACGCGTCGTTCGGGCGTCGGCAGTACTCTGCTGCAACACCTGATCGCCGAAGCCAAGGCCGCGGGCATGACGCGGCTGAGCCTGGAGACCGGGTCCTGGCCGTACTTCGACGCGGCCCGTGCGTTTTACCGCCGGCACGGATTTGAGGAGTGCTCGGCCTTCGGTGGCTACGAGCCGGGCGACCACAGCGTGTTCATGACGATGCGGCTCTCACCGCCAGAGTAG
- a CDS encoding arylsulfatase, producing MKTFALLAAAVACLLLSGLPAYADNHAEKPNILVIWGDDIGTWNISHNNRGMMGYKTPNIDRIAREGLSFTDYYAQQSCTAGRAAFIGGTVPLRTGMTKVGLPGAAEGWQEVDITIAGVLKELGYATGQFGKNHFGDRDEHLPTNHGFDEFFGPLYHLNASEEPENRDYPGDMVLPNGKTFMEQYGPRGVIRSSMKDGTHSVEDTGQLTKKRMETVDDETVAEAIAFIKTTVESGEPFFCWWNGTRMHFRTHLKEESVGLSAPRGDEYHDGMIEHDGHVGQLLNLLDELGITDNTIVMYSTDNGPHFNTWPDAGYTPFRKEKNSNWEGAYRVPAFARWPGKWPAGATLNGLVAHEDWMVTFATAAGKNDLKEDLLDGYEAIGRTYKQHLDGYDMNEYFSKADSFETFDENISASPRKEFYYVNDDAQMVAMRLGDWKGVFLENRADAFQIWREPFTELRIPLLFNLRRDPFEKAQIDANTYHDWFLDRPYVIVPMQQIAGKFFATLQEFPPSQTPGSFNLEKVQEQIENAATGK from the coding sequence ATGAAAACCTTCGCCTTGCTTGCCGCAGCTGTCGCGTGCCTGTTGCTATCGGGACTTCCCGCATACGCCGACAATCACGCCGAGAAACCCAACATCCTCGTGATCTGGGGCGACGACATCGGCACGTGGAACATCAGCCACAACAATCGCGGCATGATGGGCTACAAGACCCCCAACATCGATCGCATCGCGCGGGAAGGTCTGTCTTTCACCGACTACTACGCCCAGCAATCCTGCACCGCCGGACGCGCCGCGTTCATCGGCGGCACCGTGCCGCTGCGTACCGGCATGACCAAGGTCGGCCTGCCCGGCGCGGCTGAGGGTTGGCAGGAAGTCGACATCACCATCGCCGGCGTGCTCAAAGAACTGGGCTACGCCACCGGCCAGTTCGGTAAGAACCACTTCGGCGACCGCGACGAGCACCTGCCGACCAACCACGGCTTCGACGAGTTCTTCGGCCCGCTCTACCACCTCAACGCGTCGGAAGAACCCGAGAACCGCGACTACCCCGGCGACATGGTCCTGCCCAACGGCAAGACCTTCATGGAGCAGTACGGCCCGCGTGGCGTCATCCGCTCGTCCATGAAAGACGGCACGCACTCGGTCGAAGACACCGGCCAACTCACCAAGAAACGGATGGAAACCGTGGACGACGAAACCGTCGCCGAAGCCATCGCTTTCATCAAGACGACCGTCGAGTCCGGCGAGCCGTTCTTCTGCTGGTGGAACGGCACCCGCATGCACTTCCGCACCCACCTCAAGGAAGAAAGCGTCGGCCTCTCCGCACCCCGCGGCGACGAATACCACGACGGCATGATCGAACACGACGGACACGTCGGCCAACTGCTCAACCTGCTCGACGAGCTCGGCATCACCGACAACACCATCGTGATGTACTCCACCGACAACGGTCCCCACTTCAACACCTGGCCCGATGCGGGTTACACCCCCTTCCGCAAGGAAAAGAACTCCAACTGGGAAGGCGCGTATCGCGTCCCCGCTTTCGCCCGCTGGCCCGGCAAGTGGCCCGCCGGCGCGACGCTCAACGGCCTGGTCGCCCACGAAGACTGGATGGTCACCTTCGCCACCGCCGCCGGAAAGAACGACCTCAAGGAAGACCTGCTCGACGGCTACGAAGCCATCGGCCGGACCTACAAACAGCACCTCGACGGCTACGACATGAACGAGTATTTCTCGAAAGCCGACTCGTTTGAGACCTTCGACGAAAACATCTCCGCCTCTCCCCGCAAAGAGTTCTACTACGTGAACGACGACGCCCAGATGGTCGCGATGCGGCTGGGCGACTGGAAGGGGGTCTTCCTCGAAAACCGGGCGGACGCGTTCCAGATCTGGCGTGAGCCCTTCACCGAGCTGCGTATCCCGCTGCTGTTCAACCTGCGACGCGACCCGTTCGAGAAGGCTCAGATCGATGCGAACACCTATCACGACTGGTTCCTCGATCGGCCGTACGTGATCGTGCCGATGCAGCAGATCGCCGGCAAGTTCTTCGCCACGCTGCAGGAGTTCCCCCCGAGCCAAACGCCCGGCTCGTTCAACCTCGAGAAGGTGCAGGAACAGATCGAAAACGCCGCGACCGGCAAGTAA
- a CDS encoding formylglycine-generating enzyme family protein, protein MSYFHRFTLAATILLSGSVALHAEETTPAKGDGSCCGTPPGRTAQINAWLAAAASEETADAQAAGANAVPADAPEGMVWIPGGEFIMGTDAPNTWNNEHPAHRVKVDGFWMDETEVTNAQFAEFVEATGYVTVAERPIDWDEMKKQLPPGSPKPPDAMLEPGSLVFTPPNHAVDLRNVGAWWSWTTGASWKHPKGPNSSIEGRENYPVVQIAWEDAVAYAEWAGKQLPTEAQWEYAARGGGDNTRFAWGDTFKPGGKSMANTWDGTFPHKNTQEDGYRLAAPVKSFPPNGYGLYDTAGNVWEWTADYYRDDRHVALAKQELAVNPQGPDVPADAMNPHAKSRVIKGGSFLCHVDYCESYRPPARRGTPEDTGLQHTGIRCIIVPE, encoded by the coding sequence ATGTCGTATTTCCATCGTTTCACTCTGGCCGCCACGATTCTGCTCTCCGGTTCTGTCGCCCTTCACGCCGAAGAAACCACGCCCGCCAAGGGCGACGGCAGCTGCTGCGGCACGCCCCCCGGGCGCACCGCTCAGATCAATGCCTGGCTGGCGGCCGCGGCATCCGAAGAGACCGCCGACGCCCAGGCCGCCGGGGCCAACGCCGTGCCCGCCGACGCCCCTGAAGGCATGGTCTGGATCCCCGGCGGCGAGTTCATCATGGGCACCGATGCGCCCAACACCTGGAACAACGAACACCCCGCCCACCGTGTGAAGGTCGACGGGTTCTGGATGGATGAAACCGAAGTCACCAACGCCCAGTTCGCCGAGTTCGTTGAGGCCACCGGCTACGTCACCGTCGCCGAGCGCCCCATCGACTGGGACGAGATGAAGAAGCAGCTCCCGCCCGGCTCGCCCAAGCCGCCGGACGCGATGCTCGAGCCCGGCTCGCTGGTGTTCACCCCGCCGAACCACGCGGTGGACCTGCGCAACGTCGGCGCGTGGTGGAGCTGGACGACGGGCGCGAGTTGGAAGCACCCCAAGGGCCCCAATAGCTCGATCGAGGGCCGTGAGAACTACCCTGTCGTGCAGATCGCCTGGGAAGACGCCGTGGCCTACGCCGAGTGGGCAGGCAAGCAACTGCCCACCGAAGCGCAGTGGGAGTACGCCGCACGGGGCGGCGGCGACAACACCCGTTTCGCCTGGGGCGACACCTTCAAACCCGGCGGCAAGTCCATGGCCAACACCTGGGACGGCACCTTCCCGCACAAGAACACCCAGGAAGACGGCTACCGCCTCGCGGCACCGGTGAAGTCGTTCCCGCCCAACGGCTACGGCCTCTACGACACGGCCGGCAACGTCTGGGAGTGGACCGCCGACTACTACCGCGACGACCGCCACGTCGCGCTGGCCAAGCAGGAACTCGCCGTCAATCCCCAAGGCCCCGACGTCCCCGCCGACGCGATGAACCCCCACGCCAAGTCGCGCGTGATCAAGGGCGGCTCGTTCCTCTGCCACGTCGACTACTGCGAGAGCTACCGCCCCCCCGCCCGCCGCGGCACCCCCGAAGACACCGGCCTGCAACACACCGGCATCCGCTGCATCATCGTCCCTGAATAA
- a CDS encoding retropepsin-like aspartic protease, with amino-acid sequence MKPPLFALAVTAFALSLIGCAGTSVDETVLVADHSSGAAEQAGPYTLAEPGALPTRLDIPLARSGGYLLVPAFINGESAGLMMIDTGASLSVVAQGVAGSLNLPKDGTGRTLGIGGFEDFDYRRADHFSIGQPASALNGKRNTTRGVLQLEREKMASLRMLGFGEALGVSLGGIVAFTDFGDVPFALDASNKQLTVYEPRAFRPPADASRHRLHSFRRLPMVRAELDDGNQRVEVWLIIDFGADNALTLPRAVLDRYPGVVSVNASGSGTTRGVGGSVSSTQTWVENFRVFGLNLQHIPVNFETPPPTMRGEKLIGRIGNSLLQHFRLTFHPAHGWVYSEWNPSGDAEAE; translated from the coding sequence ATGAAACCTCCGCTCTTTGCCCTGGCCGTTACGGCATTCGCGCTGTCTCTGATCGGATGCGCGGGGACGTCGGTCGACGAAACGGTGCTGGTGGCCGATCATTCGTCGGGCGCTGCCGAACAGGCCGGGCCCTACACCCTCGCCGAGCCGGGCGCGTTGCCCACGCGACTGGATATCCCGCTCGCCCGCAGTGGCGGCTACCTGCTGGTGCCCGCTTTCATCAACGGCGAATCGGCGGGGCTGATGATGATCGACACCGGCGCTTCGTTGAGCGTGGTCGCCCAGGGCGTCGCGGGGAGTTTGAACCTGCCCAAAGACGGGACGGGGCGAACGCTGGGCATCGGTGGGTTTGAGGACTTCGATTACCGCCGGGCGGATCACTTCTCGATCGGCCAGCCCGCCTCCGCCCTCAACGGCAAGCGGAACACCACGCGTGGCGTGCTCCAGCTGGAGCGGGAAAAGATGGCGAGCCTGCGGATGCTCGGGTTCGGCGAGGCGCTGGGCGTCAGCCTCGGCGGGATCGTCGCCTTCACCGACTTCGGCGACGTGCCGTTCGCCCTGGACGCATCGAACAAACAGCTCACCGTCTACGAGCCCCGCGCGTTCCGCCCCCCCGCCGACGCCAGCCGCCACCGCCTGCACAGCTTCCGCCGCCTGCCGATGGTCCGGGCCGAGTTGGACGACGGCAACCAGCGGGTCGAGGTGTGGCTGATCATCGACTTCGGGGCCGACAACGCGTTGACCCTGCCGCGCGCGGTGCTCGACCGCTACCCCGGCGTGGTGTCGGTGAACGCTTCGGGCTCGGGCACCACCCGCGGCGTGGGCGGGTCGGTATCGAGCACGCAGACCTGGGTCGAAAACTTCCGCGTCTTCGGGCTGAACCTCCAGCACATCCCGGTCAACTTCGAGACGCCCCCGCCCACGATGCGTGGAGAGAAACTGATCGGCCGGATCGGCAACAGCCTGCTCCAACATTTCCGGCTGACGTTCCATCCCGCGCACGGCTGGGTGTATTCCGAGTGGAACCCCTCGGGCGATGCCGAGGCCGAGTAA
- a CDS encoding four helix bundle protein, which translates to MTRAPHESSKCWRKAMSLTVWVYRLSARLPAEEKSGLSAAMRRAATAVAQKCADADGRAEVGDAIKNYEAALASLRELLTSALICRRLKYIRHVHLSGLRRRIARVESLIDDDLQACLDEQDEKQAAEAPAPPPIPIRRAA; encoded by the coding sequence ATGACACGTGCACCGCATGAGTCTTCGAAGTGCTGGCGTAAGGCGATGTCGCTGACGGTGTGGGTCTATCGGCTGAGCGCCCGGCTGCCCGCCGAGGAGAAGTCCGGGCTCAGCGCCGCGATGCGTCGCGCTGCCACCGCCGTGGCCCAGAAGTGTGCGGACGCCGACGGGCGGGCCGAGGTGGGGGATGCAATCAAAAACTACGAGGCGGCGTTGGCGTCGCTGCGGGAGCTGTTGACCTCAGCGCTGATCTGTCGGCGTCTGAAGTACATCCGACACGTGCACCTGTCCGGCCTCCGCCGACGCATCGCCAGGGTGGAGTCGCTCATCGACGACGATCTACAAGCCTGCTTGGATGAACAAGACGAGAAGCAGGCCGCCGAGGCCCCCGCCCCGCCGCCGATCCCGATCCGACGTGCGGCCTGA
- a CDS encoding sulfatase family protein: MPPMNILLITSDQQHWTTLGVLNDKIKTPNLDRLAAMGTNFTRGYCPNPTCTPTRASIITGQYPSTHGAFTLGTKLDENVPTIGDHLRKAGYATTLVGKAHFQPLLSTDDCESVECYPMLRDLDFWKTFNDEHTPWYGFDRVELARNHADEGHVGQQYAVWMEENGLPNWRDYFQPRHDGIKDTETDGTLAPPLVDGPGYGWRKDMTWKLPEEFHYTAWTGQRTIAAMRDAHAAGKPFFVWSSYHDPHPPYCVPEPWASMYNPEDMEVGKFVDGEFDHMPPPHQLTRDANGDFGPYNQDGKGNHGYHPHVGVSEQELKEAQAIYYGMISFMDHWIGQTLDALDEMGLTDQTLIVFTSDHGHFVGEHGLVAKGPFHYDDVIRVPFLAAVPGQQKTGNTSADIQTLVDLAPTFLEAAGLGPAREMQGVSQLDSWRGTAEPTRDHAIVENHHNASDAVHLRTLVTDRYKLTVYRGRDWGELFDMQEDPHELHNRYDDPAYAEARSAMMMKLIQADLEREPAPQPRVAGA; the protein is encoded by the coding sequence ATGCCGCCCATGAATATCCTGCTCATCACCTCCGACCAGCAGCACTGGACGACGCTCGGCGTCCTCAACGACAAGATCAAAACCCCCAACCTCGACCGCCTCGCGGCGATGGGCACGAACTTCACCCGCGGCTACTGCCCCAACCCGACCTGCACGCCGACGCGGGCCTCGATCATCACCGGGCAGTACCCCTCGACCCACGGCGCGTTCACCCTCGGCACCAAGCTCGACGAGAACGTCCCCACCATCGGCGACCACCTCCGCAAAGCGGGCTATGCCACCACGCTTGTCGGCAAGGCCCACTTCCAGCCGCTCTTGTCCACCGACGACTGCGAGTCGGTCGAGTGCTACCCGATGCTGCGCGATCTGGATTTCTGGAAGACGTTCAACGACGAGCACACCCCGTGGTACGGCTTCGATCGCGTCGAACTCGCACGCAACCACGCCGACGAGGGCCACGTCGGCCAGCAGTACGCCGTGTGGATGGAAGAGAACGGCCTGCCCAACTGGCGCGACTACTTCCAGCCCCGCCACGATGGCATCAAGGACACCGAGACCGACGGCACCCTCGCCCCGCCCCTGGTCGACGGCCCGGGCTACGGCTGGCGAAAAGACATGACCTGGAAGCTCCCCGAAGAGTTCCACTACACCGCGTGGACCGGGCAGCGCACCATCGCGGCGATGCGTGACGCGCACGCCGCGGGCAAGCCGTTCTTCGTCTGGTCGAGCTACCACGACCCGCACCCGCCCTACTGCGTGCCCGAGCCCTGGGCGTCGATGTACAACCCCGAAGACATGGAAGTCGGGAAGTTCGTCGACGGCGAGTTCGACCACATGCCGCCGCCCCACCAACTCACCCGCGACGCCAACGGCGACTTCGGCCCCTACAACCAGGACGGCAAAGGCAACCACGGCTACCACCCCCACGTCGGCGTCTCCGAGCAAGAGCTCAAGGAAGCCCAGGCGATCTACTACGGCATGATCTCGTTCATGGACCACTGGATCGGCCAAACCCTCGACGCCCTCGACGAGATGGGCCTCACCGACCAGACCCTGATCGTCTTCACCTCCGACCACGGCCACTTCGTCGGCGAGCACGGCCTCGTCGCCAAAGGGCCGTTCCACTACGACGACGTCATCCGCGTGCCCTTCCTCGCCGCAGTGCCCGGCCAACAAAAAACCGGTAACACCTCGGCCGACATCCAGACGCTCGTTGACCTCGCCCCGACCTTCCTCGAAGCAGCGGGCCTGGGCCCGGCACGAGAGATGCAGGGCGTCTCGCAGCTCGACTCCTGGCGTGGCACCGCCGAGCCGACCCGCGACCACGCGATCGTCGAGAACCACCACAACGCCAGCGACGCGGTGCACCTGCGCACGCTCGTTACAGACCGTTACAAACTCACCGTGTATCGCGGCCGGGACTGGGGCGAGCTGTTCGACATGCAGGAAGACCCCCACGAGCTGCACAACCGCTACGACGACCCCGCCTACGCCGAGGCCCGAAGCGCGATGATGATGAAACTCATCCAGGCGGACCTCGAACGTGAGCCCGCGCCCCAGCCGCGGGTCGCCGGGGCCTGA
- a CDS encoding DUF4870 domain-containing protein, producing MSQSQANPLAQIANPLTQNVPAERPIEQDAEERKFGMIAHLVAFAGLTGIPFANIAGPLVVWLMKRDTMPFVDDQAKEALNFQITATIAILCCIPLMFVLVGLLLLPVVSIATLVFTILGAVKANAGEHYRYPFTLRLIK from the coding sequence ATGTCCCAATCCCAAGCCAACCCGCTCGCTCAGATCGCCAACCCCCTGACCCAAAACGTTCCGGCCGAACGCCCGATCGAACAAGACGCCGAGGAACGCAAGTTCGGCATGATCGCCCACCTCGTCGCCTTTGCGGGCCTGACCGGCATTCCGTTTGCCAACATCGCGGGCCCGCTGGTGGTCTGGCTGATGAAGCGAGACACGATGCCTTTCGTTGATGATCAGGCCAAGGAAGCCCTCAACTTCCAGATCACCGCCACGATCGCGATCCTCTGCTGCATCCCACTGATGTTCGTGCTGGTCGGCCTGCTTCTGCTCCCGGTGGTCAGTATCGCCACGCTGGTTTTCACCATCCTGGGCGCCGTGAAAGCCAACGCCGGCGAGCACTACCGCTACCCGTTTACCCTCCGCCTGATTAAGTGA
- a CDS encoding HAD family hydrolase: MKTRSVLLVAFAFCVVHSVAAEPLASWNDGPAKQSIIEFVEAVTTEGSPDFVPVAERIATFDNDGCLWSEQPLYFQLIFAMDRVKELAPQHPEWNTTQPFQAVLEDDHEALAASGVEGVLTLVMASHAGLTTEEFDQVAREWLDTAKHPRFDRPYHELTFLPMVELLEYLRDNGFKTFIVSGGGIDFLRVFAEEAYGIPPEQVIGSSIKASFEMRDGVPVIVKQPEMNFIDDKEGKPVGIHQHIGRRPIAAFGNSDGDLQMLQWTTAGEGRRFGLLVRHTDAEREWAYDRDSHIGKLDKALDEAGKKGWTVVDMAEDWKTVYVPE, translated from the coding sequence ATGAAAACACGATCGGTCTTGCTTGTCGCTTTTGCCTTCTGTGTGGTCCATAGCGTTGCCGCGGAGCCCTTGGCCTCTTGGAACGATGGCCCGGCTAAGCAGTCGATCATCGAGTTTGTCGAAGCGGTGACGACCGAAGGCTCACCCGACTTTGTGCCCGTGGCCGAGCGTATCGCCACGTTCGACAACGACGGCTGCCTGTGGTCGGAACAGCCGCTGTATTTCCAGCTGATCTTCGCAATGGATCGTGTGAAAGAACTCGCGCCGCAGCACCCGGAATGGAATACCACCCAGCCGTTTCAGGCGGTGCTGGAAGACGACCACGAAGCCCTCGCCGCGTCGGGCGTGGAAGGCGTGCTGACGCTGGTGATGGCCTCTCACGCCGGGCTGACCACCGAAGAGTTCGATCAGGTCGCCCGTGAATGGCTCGACACCGCCAAGCACCCACGCTTCGACCGCCCGTATCACGAGCTGACGTTCCTGCCCATGGTCGAGCTGCTCGAATACCTCCGCGACAACGGCTTCAAGACCTTCATCGTCTCGGGCGGCGGCATCGACTTCCTGCGTGTCTTCGCAGAAGAGGCCTACGGCATCCCCCCGGAGCAGGTCATCGGCAGCAGCATCAAGGCGTCCTTCGAGATGCGTGACGGCGTGCCGGTGATCGTCAAACAGCCCGAGATGAACTTCATCGACGACAAGGAAGGCAAGCCCGTGGGCATCCACCAGCACATCGGCCGCCGCCCCATCGCCGCCTTCGGCAACTCCGACGGCGACCTGCAGATGCTGCAGTGGACCACCGCCGGCGAGGGCCGACGCTTCGGCCTGCTCGTCCGCCACACCGACGCCGAACGCGAATGGGCCTACGACCGCGACTCGCACATCGGCAAGCTCGACAAGGCCCTGGATGAGGCGGGCAAGAAAGGCTGGACCGTGGTGGACATGGCCGAGGACTGGAAGACGGTCTACGTTCCCGAGTGA
- a CDS encoding dihydrolipoyl dehydrogenase family protein: MTTSFDLCVLGSGAVGQTVAYGGRKAGLSVVVLETQAPGGTCPNRGCDAKKPYVNAAGMMYRAGKLNAAGGGIDAASISWRDIAAYTKTFTNPVGELTTRDLLKAGVELIQGPPAFLGPDTVEIHGQPITAERFVLATGQTPRPLDVPGGELTINSDQLLDLDDLPPRVAFVGGGYVGMEFACAAAMAGHEVTIIATRDHVLAGFEPEVVAVMEAALPDLGAHGVRVIPNRRVGSVTQSDDGLTVHANDDEATALVTADLVVNTSGRVASVAGLNLDAAGIEVTSRGIAVDEHLRCPGNPRFWAGGDVADNGRPALIPTAVDDARVLAHNLFKAESEADLRTRSAAPHASVAFTTPPVASAGLTEEEARATYGEVHVVGGNLATKKFYRELGQPQAAYKFIFNADRYLVGAHYTGESADEVINLLGLALNQPGETHPLFNATLTYPSVSSALQTAFRKALLSLAD; the protein is encoded by the coding sequence ATGACGACTTCCTTTGATTTATGTGTATTGGGATCGGGTGCCGTGGGCCAAACCGTGGCTTACGGCGGACGCAAAGCCGGCCTCTCGGTCGTCGTCCTCGAAACCCAGGCACCGGGCGGGACCTGTCCGAACCGCGGATGCGACGCGAAGAAGCCCTACGTCAATGCGGCGGGCATGATGTACCGGGCCGGCAAATTGAACGCGGCGGGCGGCGGCATAGACGCTGCGTCGATCAGCTGGCGCGACATCGCGGCGTACACCAAGACCTTCACCAACCCCGTCGGCGAACTCACCACCCGCGACCTGCTCAAGGCCGGGGTGGAGCTCATCCAGGGCCCGCCCGCTTTCTTGGGGCCCGATACGGTTGAGATCCACGGGCAGCCGATCACCGCTGAGCGATTCGTTCTGGCGACCGGGCAGACCCCGCGGCCGCTCGACGTCCCCGGCGGCGAACTCACGATCAATTCCGACCAGCTCCTGGACCTCGACGACCTGCCCCCACGGGTCGCTTTCGTGGGCGGCGGTTACGTCGGCATGGAGTTCGCCTGTGCTGCGGCGATGGCGGGGCACGAGGTCACCATCATCGCGACCCGCGACCACGTGCTGGCGGGCTTCGAGCCCGAGGTGGTGGCAGTGATGGAAGCCGCCCTGCCGGACCTGGGCGCTCACGGCGTCCGCGTCATCCCCAACCGCCGTGTCGGCTCAGTCACCCAGAGCGACGACGGGCTGACCGTTCACGCCAACGACGACGAGGCGACCGCACTGGTCACCGCCGACCTGGTGGTGAACACCTCGGGACGCGTGGCATCCGTCGCCGGGCTGAACCTCGATGCGGCGGGGATCGAAGTGACGTCACGCGGCATCGCGGTGGACGAGCACCTGCGGTGTCCGGGGAACCCGCGGTTCTGGGCGGGTGGCGACGTGGCGGACAACGGCCGGCCCGCCCTGATCCCGACGGCGGTGGACGACGCGCGGGTGCTGGCCCACAACCTCTTCAAAGCCGAAAGCGAAGCCGACCTGCGTACCCGCTCGGCCGCGCCGCACGCTTCAGTCGCTTTTACCACGCCGCCCGTCGCGAGTGCCGGACTGACCGAAGAAGAAGCCCGCGCGACCTATGGCGAGGTGCACGTGGTGGGCGGCAACCTGGCGACCAAGAAGTTCTACCGCGAGTTGGGCCAGCCCCAAGCTGCCTACAAGTTCATCTTCAACGCCGACCGCTACCTCGTGGGCGCTCACTACACCGGCGAGAGCGCCGACGAAGTGATCAACCTCCTGGGCCTGGCGTTAAACCAGCCCGGCGAGACACACCCGCTCTTCAACGCCACGCTCACCTACCCCTCGGTGAGCAGCGCGTTGCAGACGGCGTTCCGCAAGGCGCTGCTGTCCTTGGCCGATTAG